The Deinococcus puniceus genome segment GGGAGGGGCGTATCGTTGCCGCTGGCTGTGCGTGTCAGCTTGGCGAGGGCATCTTGTCCGGCGCTAACTTTGCCAAACACGGTGTACTGACCGCTCAGAAAGTCGGCGTCAGTGAGGGTGATGAAGAACTGGCTGCCCTGAGAATCCGGGCTTTGCGAGCGGGCCATGCCCAGCACGCCTGCCGAGTTGAAACGCAACTTGTTGTTGACCTCATACGAAAACTGGTAGCCGGGGCCGCCCGTTCCCCACGCGGCTTTCTTGGAGAGGTCGACACTCTGGGGGTCGCCGCCCTGCGCCATGAAGCCGTCTATGACGCGGTGAAACCGGGTTCCATCGTAAAAGCGGTTGAGCGCCAAGAACACGAAGTTGTTGACGGCCACTGGGCTGCCCGCCGCGTTCAAGTCGATGGTGATGTCGCCCTTGCTGGTCTTGAGGACGGCGCGGTACTGCTTGCCGGGCGCGATGACTTGTTCGGCTTTGGTGAAGGTGCGAACCGGAGTGGTGCTGAGGTAGGGCAGCGGCGCGTACACGACAGGTGCGGCAGCGGGAGCCGATGCAGCGGGCGTTTTAGCGGGAACCGAAGCCGGAACTTTGGCGGGAACTTTGCTGGCCTGGGGGGCACAGGCCATCAGCAGCAAACCGAGCGCAGACAGGCCGACGGAACGTTTACGGAGCATGGTCGGAGTATAGAGAAGGGGAAGATGAGAGGGGCAAACCGCTTTGGGTCGGAAGGCGAACCCCCGACGCAACGCCCCCTCCTTGGAGGTGGGGACTAAAGCAGTTGCGCTCCCCTCTAAGGGGGGCTGGCTGCGAAGCAGGCTGGGGGGTTTGCACGCGACTTTACTTGGACTTGGAAGGCGAACCCCCCCGTTGCTCACGCAACGCCCCCCTTAGAGGGGAGGACAACTGCTGTTTAGGGCTAGTCCAGCGACAGACTTGTCGTGTATTTTTCCTGCTTGACGACGATGGTGCTGGCCGTATTGCGAACGCCGGGAATGGCCGCCAGTACGTCTACGAGGAACTTCTGATAGGCGTCCAGATCGGGCAGGCAGACCTTCAGCAGATAGTCGGTGTCGCCCAAGCACAGATAGCATTCCAGCACTTCGGGGCGGTTGCGCATATGTTCGGCAAAGGTTTCGAAGCCCTGTTTG includes the following:
- a CDS encoding peptidylprolyl isomerase — translated: MLRKRSVGLSALGLLLMACAPQASKVPAKVPASVPAKTPAASAPAAAPVVYAPLPYLSTTPVRTFTKAEQVIAPGKQYRAVLKTSKGDITIDLNAAGSPVAVNNFVFLALNRFYDGTRFHRVIDGFMAQGGDPQSVDLSKKAAWGTGGPGYQFSYEVNNKLRFNSAGVLGMARSQSPDSQGSQFFITLTDADFLSGQYTVFGKVSAGQDALAKLTRTASGNDTPLPGAVADTLQSVTILASK